GATCCCAAACGTCATACCCCGGTTTGGGCATTGTTAGTGCCGGGACTCGTCGGTTTGGGTGTTGTTCTTACCGGTCAGACAGCTATTGTTATTACCATTGCTGTTATTGGTTCTGTTGCCTTGTACATGCTCAGCTTAATCAGCCTGTTTGTCTTGCGGGCCAAAGAACCCAGCCTGAAAAGACCCTTTAGAGTATCCTATCCAATCGTTCCTGCTATCAGCTTTATTACCGGTATTTTCCTCACCGTAAGCGTCTTTATTTCCAGTGTGCCTGCCTTGAAATGGGCAGCATTGGTGTATGCCATAGCCGTTGTCTACTACTTCATTTTAGGAAATAAGAATATCAGACCCTTTGAAGAAGAATTTGGCGTACTGGATGAACTGGATGCCTAATTAACAATTACTGTAGAGATGCCTTATAAAGATTGGAGTTAAGATCATGGCAAAAGAAATGACTCTGGTCAGTGTAGGGATCGATGTCGGAACAACAACAACTCAGTTGGTTATTTCGCAGCTCACTTTGGTGAATGTCATGCCTGGCAGTCAAGTCCCTAAAGTAGAAATCAGCCACAAAAGTATTTCCTATATGGGTAAGGTTCATTTTACTCCTTTCGAAGACCGGACCCACGTCGATGGTTCGGCACTTCGCAAGATTATTGCCAAAGAATATGAGAAAGCGGGAGTAAAGCCTGAAGAAATTGATACTGGGGCTATTATTATCACTGGGGAGACCGCCAAGAAGGAGAATGCCTCGGAAATTATTCATTCTTTAGCTGATTATGCGGGAGATTTTGTCGTAGCGACGGCTGGGCCGGATCTCGAAAGTGTGATTGCTGGGAAAGGATCGGGAGCCGAGGCACTCTCCAAGCATTTACATGCTTGTATTGCCAACATCGACATCGGCGGCGGGACAACGAATATTGCCTATTTTGATCGGGGCAAGTGCATAGGGACTGCCTGTATTAACGTTGGCGGCCGCCTTTTCGAAGTGGATCCTATAACCCAAAGCTTAACCTTTGTTTCTGCCCCTGCCCGCGAACTCTTGAATTATTGCTGTTCTGAGAAGATAAAGACTTCTGAACTCAAGGAAAGAGGGATGATTCAAGATTGCTTAAAGAATATGGTGGAATGTGTGGAGCGGGTTATTTTCCAGGAACCTTTACTGGAACAAGATAAAGGTCTGATCATGACAAACTTGTTGCCTCATGTAAAGATTGACGGTGTGGTCTTTTCCGGAGGGGTGGCCAGATATATTTATCTTCCAGGTATTCATGAATGGTGGATCCATGGAGATGTGGGACCGCTGCTGGCAGAGGAATTCCGGCGAAGCAGGATTTATACCGGCCTCACCGTCCATGAAGGTTCCGAAACCATTCATGCCACCGTGCTGGGAGCGGGAGCCCATACAGTGAATGTTTCAGGATCTACGATTACGGTCAGTGAGCATACTCTCCCCCTGCGCAATATGCCGGCAGTGTACCCGGAAGCGGACGGGGAGGGAAGGTTTTCCTGGCTGAAGTCTGCCGAGAATTACACGGATTCTCTCTACCATACCCTGGCCCTGATTGTTCCGTCCTTACCTAATACGGATTTTTCGACGATTCTTTCCTTGGCAGAGATCCTGGCCCATGAATTGCCTTTAATCAAGGGAGAGCCTAAAGTGGTGATTGCCCAGCAGGATATTGCCAAAGTCCTTGGCCAAACCTTACAAAGACTTCTGCCGGCAACCCCCCTTGTTTGCTTAGATGGTATTGAGCTGGCCTTCGGAGATTTTCTGGATATCGCCAAACCATTGCCATATCAGGATGCTGTGCCCGTCATCGTAAAAACCTTAGTTTTTAACTCTTAATGGTTTCCTTAGAAGGGATGTGAAATCGTGAATCTAAAAACACGACTTTTTGGTCAAACATTTAATTTTAAAGATGTCAAAGATGTTCTGGCCAAAGCTAATGAAATTAAGTCCGGTGATATTCTGGCCGGCATAGCGGCTGCTGACGCTGCCGAACGTATCGCAGCGAAACGGGTATTATCCGAGCTGACTCTGGAGGATTTGCGGAATAATCCGGTTATCCCTTTAGAGATAGATGAGGTATCCCGGATTATTGATGAGGATGTTAATGAACCTATCTACCATACGATTAAGAACTGGAGCGTTGCAGAGTTTCGGGAGTTCATCATGAGAACGGAAACGACAGGGTCTGTTCTCCAGAGGATCAGCCGGGGTCTTACCTCGGAGATGGTTGCTGCCGTTGCTAAACTTATGAGCAACCTGGATTTAATCCTAGGTGCCGCCAAAATTCAAAACCTGGCTCACTGCAATACAACTGTCGGCGCAGCAGGCTGCCTGGCTTCCCGGCTTCAGCCTAATCATCCCACAGATGGGGTTGACGGTATTTTGGCCAGCCTTAGGGAAGGTTTATCCTATGGTGTGGGCGACGCAGTGATAGGTCTTAATCCTGTTGACGATTCCGTGCCGGCTACCATACGCAGTTTGGAAACTCTTTATAACTTTGTTGAAGAATGGAATGTTCCCACTCAGATTTGTGTTCTGGCACACATTACTACCCAAATGAAGGCTCTGAGAAAAGGTGCTCCTGTTCACTTATTATTCCAATCCATTGCCGGTTCCCAAGTGGGCAATGAAGCTTTTGGAGTCAGCAAAGAAATTCTCGACGAAGCCTATGCCCTGGGCTTAAAAGAAGGACGTGCCACAGGCCCTAATATTATGTATTTCGAAACAGGACAAGGATCGGAACTCTCCTCCGAAGCCCACCATGGAGCAGACCAAGTGACCTTGGAGGCCCGTTGTTACGGCTTGGCTCGTCACTATAAGCCCTTCTTGGTGAATACCGTTGTAGGATTTATTGGCCCGGAATATCTTTACGATACTCGTCAGGTGACCAGAGCGGGTTTGGAAGATCATTTTATGGGTAAACTGACAGGCTTGCCTATGGGTGTGGATGCTTGTTATACCAACCACATGAAGGCTGACCAAAACGATATTGAAAACTTGGCAACCCTTCTTACGGCAGCAGGCTGTACCTACTTCATGGGAATTCCCATGGGGGATGATGTGATGCTGAATTACCAGTGCACCAGTTATCATGATATAGCGGCATTGAGAGAATTGTTCAGACTGCGGCCGCTTCCTGAGTTTGAAGCCTGGGCAGAATCAATGGGAATCCTGACAAAGGGCAAACTTACGGCCCGTGCAGGGGATGCAACGATATTCACAAGGTAAGGGGGGGAAGAATATGAGCAGTTTAGAAGACAGTGTTCGTTTGATCGTTGAAGAATTGCTGAAAGGAATGGAGAAGGAGAAGCAGCAAAGTGCAAGTGCTTCTTCCCCGGCTGTCAGTTCGGCAAGCGTTGACGATCAGCCAATGACAGATTTAGCAGAAATCGATTTACAGCGTTATTTGCAAGTACCGGATCCCGTTAGTAAAGACCTTTATGAAGAAATGAAACTGGCCACCCCGGCCCGGATCGGAGTTTGGAGAAGCGGGCCCCGTCCGCTGACAGAAACCCTGCTCCGTTTTCGCGCGGATCATGCTGTGGCTCAGGATTCGGTTATGGGGGAGGTTCCGGAAGAATTTCCCGCCAAGTATAACATGGTTTCTGTCACAACACCTTGCCAGTCCAAGGATGAGTATCTGACCCGACCGGATCTGGGCCGCAAGCTTGATGCTGATAGTTTAGAAAAAATCCGGAAAGAATGCAGCCCGGGGGCTATGGTGCAAATCATTGTTTCCGACGGACTTTCCAGCAAAGCGGTGGAAGCCAATATTCCTAATCTGCTCCCCGCCTTAACTCAAGGGCTGGAAGGAATGGGAGTAAAGCTGGGAACCTCCATCTTTGTCCGCAATGGCCGGGTTGCTGTGATGGACATGATTGGCGAAGAGCTGAAACCTGAAGTGGCAGTGATTCTCATCGGTGAACGTCCGGGCTTGGGAACCGCTGAAAGCATGAGCGCTTACATTGGCTATAATCCCAGACTGGGCATGGTAGAAAGTGAAAGAACCGTGATCAGTAATATTCATAAGGGCGGAACTCCGGCGGCTGAAGCCGGTGCCCATCTGGCCAGCCTGATTAAAAAAATCCTGGATGCCAAGGCATCAGGTGTTAATCTGGAGTAAGACAACGAGGAGTATAAGGGTTGTGTTCCTGACAAAAACCATGTATGGTTAAAATCAGGTTGTCCTTATATAATAAGTAGTAATAAGTAGTAAAATGTCGGTTACCATCCTTAGAATGATTGACTGAAAGGAGAGAATACAATGGCCATCAGAGAAGATCTCGTAGCCCTGGGAATGGTTGAAACCCGCGGAATCGTGGGAGCTATTGAAGCGGCAGATGCCATGGTCAAGGCAGCCAATGTTACCTTAATCGGGAAAGTAAAAGTCGGAGGTGCTTTAGTAACGGTTATGGTCCGGGGGGATGTGGGGGCTGTCAAAGCCTCTGTGGATGCCGGAGCCGCTGCTGCAGAGCGGGTTGGAGAACTTGTCAGCTGTCATGTTATTCCCCGTCCTCATCCGGAACTGGAAGCCATTTTGCCTAAATTGCCTGTATTCGAAGAAAAACCGAAATCGAAAAACGTTGAAAATAAATAAATCGTCGGAACTAGAATAACTATCCGGCAGGAATAGGGAGGGTAACTATGATCGAGCCCCTTAAACCAAAAGTCTTAGCAGTTCGTTTGATTCCCAACGTTGCCCCGGATTTTGCTGAACAGCTGGGTCTTACCGGCTACCAGCGCTCTATTGGCATGATTACCGCCGATATTGACGATTCCACCTATGTTGCTTTAGACGAAGCAACAAAAAAAGCGGAAGTTGAAGTTGTCTATGCGAAAAGCTTCTATTGCGGAGCCGCCCGTGCTTCCGGTCCTCTCTCAGGAGAGATCATCGGTATCCTGGCAGGCCCCAACCCGGCGGAAGTCCGGGCCGGCGTGGATGCCTGCATCGAGCACTTGGAAAATGAATGCTGGTTCTACACTTGTGACGGAGGAAAAACCGCCTTTTTCCCTCATACCGTTTCCCGGACAGGCAGCTATCTTTCCAAAATTGCCGGTATTGAAGAAGGAGAAGCCCTTTCTTACCTTATTGCACCCCCCATTGAGGCCATGTTTGGCTTAGATGCAGCTCTGAAAGCTGCCGAAGTCAGCATGAAAACCTTTTATGGACCGCCATCAGAAACAAACTTTGGCGGCGGACTCTTAACCGGCTCGCAAAGTGCCTGCAAATCAGCCTGCGAAGCTTTCCAAAGAGCAGTCATTGACGTTTGTGAAAATGCCTTGAAATTCTAGCAACAGGGAGGTGGCCTTCGATATGGAACTGGACAGAGATTTGTGTTCCTTACAAGAGGCCCGGAATTTAGTACGAGCTGCCCGCAAAGCCCAGGAAGCTCTTAAAGAGTTGACTCAGGAGCAAGTGGACAAAATTATTGACATGATGCGTGAAGCAGGGGAAGCCAATGCAGCACGATTAGCGATGATGGCAGTATCAGAAACCGGCATGGGAAACTATGAAGATAAATGCTTTAAAAACTACTTTGCATCCCGAACTTTATATGATTTTATCAAGCCTATGAAAACCGTAGGAATTATTCGCGAAGATCATGAACAAAAAATCTGGGAAATCGCTGAACCGGTTGGGGTTATCGCCGGGATCGTTCCCACTACCAACCCAACTTCCACCGTGATTTATAAATCCATGATTGCCCTTAAGTCCCGCAATGCCATCGTTTTTTCCCCTCATCCCAGCGCTGTGCGCTGTACCAGTGAAGCTGCGAAAATCATGCATCAGGCCGCAGTGGCTGCCGGTGCCCCGGAAGGCGTCATCGGCTGCATCCTCAATGTCTCCATGGGAGCTACCAACGAACTCATGAAACACCCTGATGTAGCCATGATTCTGGCCACAGGGGGCAGTGCCCTGGTTAAAGCGGCTTACAGCAGCGGCAAACCGGCCTTAGGGGTGGGCCCGGGCAATGTCCCGGCCTTTGTGGAACGAAGTGCCGATCTGGCCCAAGCCGCAGAATATATTGTTATGGGAAAAACCTTTGACAATGGCACGATTTGTGCTTCTGAGCAAGCGATTGTCGCTGAAGAATGCATTGCTGATGAGCTTATCGGTCATCTCAAGCGATTTGGAGCCCATTTTCTTGATCCGGAGGAAGTGCAGAAAGTATCCAAAGTTGTTATGCTGCCTAATGGCGGGGTTAATCCAAAGGTTGTGGGCAAAGATCCTAAATTTGTGGCCCAGCTGGCGGGAATCAGCATTCCTGAACGGACACGCTGCCTGATAGCTCCCTTAAGCGGTGTGGGTCCCCAGTGGCCTCTCTCCTACGAAAAGCTCACCACAGTCCTGGGCTTCTATCGGGTTGCCGACTGGCATGAAGGCTGCGAACGCTGTTTTCAGCTCTTGGAAGCCGGAGGGGTAGGACATAGCCTTTCTATGCACTGCAACAATCAGGAAGTGATCCGGGAATTTGCCCTGAAAAAACCCGTCAACCGGCTGCTTATCAATACCCCGGCAGCTATGGGCGGCGTTGGTGCCACCACCGGTCTGGCTCCTTCATTTACTTTGGGCTGCGGGACTTGGGCAGGATCAAGTGTTTCCGAGAATGTCACGCCATTGCACCTGCTTAATATTAAAAGGGTTGCCTGGCACCAGGGTATACCGGAGCGCAAGCCTGCCGAGCCAATGAACATTACCAACCCGGCAAGCTCCGCAAACCCAACACCTCAAGTTGATGCCCAGCTTGTTCAAGACATCATTCTGCAAGTTATGCAGCATCTGAACGGGATGAAAGGTTAACGTTATTAAGCAATTAAATAGATAGTTCATCTATAGAACCGCGAACATCGAATAACGAACCATGAATTAGGGAGGGAACAAAATGGCACAGGATCGAAGAGTTATCGCTCTTGGAATGATAGAAACCAAAGGATTAATCCCAGCCATCGAAGCAGCTGACCAAATGTTAAAAGCAGCAAATGTTGAACTGTGCGGGAAAGAACATGTTTCCGGCGGACTGGTTTCAGTCATGGTCCGGGGGGACGTTGGGGCCGTCAAAGCAGCTGTTGATGCTGGCGCGGCTGCAGCTCAGCGCGTGGGAGCCCTGCTCAGCGTTC
This Desulfosporosinus orientis DSM 765 DNA region includes the following protein-coding sequences:
- the eutL gene encoding ethanolamine utilization microcompartment protein EutL; this translates as MIEPLKPKVLAVRLIPNVAPDFAEQLGLTGYQRSIGMITADIDDSTYVALDEATKKAEVEVVYAKSFYCGAARASGPLSGEIIGILAGPNPAEVRAGVDACIEHLENECWFYTCDGGKTAFFPHTVSRTGSYLSKIAGIEEGEALSYLIAPPIEAMFGLDAALKAAEVSMKTFYGPPSETNFGGGLLTGSQSACKSACEAFQRAVIDVCENALKF
- a CDS encoding acetaldehyde dehydrogenase (acetylating); translated protein: MELDRDLCSLQEARNLVRAARKAQEALKELTQEQVDKIIDMMREAGEANAARLAMMAVSETGMGNYEDKCFKNYFASRTLYDFIKPMKTVGIIREDHEQKIWEIAEPVGVIAGIVPTTNPTSTVIYKSMIALKSRNAIVFSPHPSAVRCTSEAAKIMHQAAVAAGAPEGVIGCILNVSMGATNELMKHPDVAMILATGGSALVKAAYSSGKPALGVGPGNVPAFVERSADLAQAAEYIVMGKTFDNGTICASEQAIVAEECIADELIGHLKRFGAHFLDPEEVQKVSKVVMLPNGGVNPKVVGKDPKFVAQLAGISIPERTRCLIAPLSGVGPQWPLSYEKLTTVLGFYRVADWHEGCERCFQLLEAGGVGHSLSMHCNNQEVIREFALKKPVNRLLINTPAAMGGVGATTGLAPSFTLGCGTWAGSSVSENVTPLHLLNIKRVAWHQGIPERKPAEPMNITNPASSANPTPQVDAQLVQDIILQVMQHLNGMKG
- the eutC gene encoding ethanolamine ammonia-lyase subunit EutC translates to MSSLEDSVRLIVEELLKGMEKEKQQSASASSPAVSSASVDDQPMTDLAEIDLQRYLQVPDPVSKDLYEEMKLATPARIGVWRSGPRPLTETLLRFRADHAVAQDSVMGEVPEEFPAKYNMVSVTTPCQSKDEYLTRPDLGRKLDADSLEKIRKECSPGAMVQIIVSDGLSSKAVEANIPNLLPALTQGLEGMGVKLGTSIFVRNGRVAVMDMIGEELKPEVAVILIGERPGLGTAESMSAYIGYNPRLGMVESERTVISNIHKGGTPAAEAGAHLASLIKKILDAKASGVNLE
- a CDS encoding ethanolamine ammonia-lyase reactivating factor EutA; translated protein: MAKEMTLVSVGIDVGTTTTQLVISQLTLVNVMPGSQVPKVEISHKSISYMGKVHFTPFEDRTHVDGSALRKIIAKEYEKAGVKPEEIDTGAIIITGETAKKENASEIIHSLADYAGDFVVATAGPDLESVIAGKGSGAEALSKHLHACIANIDIGGGTTNIAYFDRGKCIGTACINVGGRLFEVDPITQSLTFVSAPARELLNYCCSEKIKTSELKERGMIQDCLKNMVECVERVIFQEPLLEQDKGLIMTNLLPHVKIDGVVFSGGVARYIYLPGIHEWWIHGDVGPLLAEEFRRSRIYTGLTVHEGSETIHATVLGAGAHTVNVSGSTITVSEHTLPLRNMPAVYPEADGEGRFSWLKSAENYTDSLYHTLALIVPSLPNTDFSTILSLAEILAHELPLIKGEPKVVIAQQDIAKVLGQTLQRLLPATPLVCLDGIELAFGDFLDIAKPLPYQDAVPVIVKTLVFNS
- a CDS encoding BMC domain-containing protein, with translation MAIREDLVALGMVETRGIVGAIEAADAMVKAANVTLIGKVKVGGALVTVMVRGDVGAVKASVDAGAAAAERVGELVSCHVIPRPHPELEAILPKLPVFEEKPKSKNVENK
- a CDS encoding BMC domain-containing protein yields the protein MAQDRRVIALGMIETKGLIPAIEAADQMLKAANVELCGKEHVSGGLVSVMVRGDVGAVKAAVDAGAAAAQRVGALLSVHVIPRPHQDVEYILPVGDNKSYGDK
- a CDS encoding ethanolamine ammonia-lyase subunit EutB, with the protein product MNLKTRLFGQTFNFKDVKDVLAKANEIKSGDILAGIAAADAAERIAAKRVLSELTLEDLRNNPVIPLEIDEVSRIIDEDVNEPIYHTIKNWSVAEFREFIMRTETTGSVLQRISRGLTSEMVAAVAKLMSNLDLILGAAKIQNLAHCNTTVGAAGCLASRLQPNHPTDGVDGILASLREGLSYGVGDAVIGLNPVDDSVPATIRSLETLYNFVEEWNVPTQICVLAHITTQMKALRKGAPVHLLFQSIAGSQVGNEAFGVSKEILDEAYALGLKEGRATGPNIMYFETGQGSELSSEAHHGADQVTLEARCYGLARHYKPFLVNTVVGFIGPEYLYDTRQVTRAGLEDHFMGKLTGLPMGVDACYTNHMKADQNDIENLATLLTAAGCTYFMGIPMGDDVMLNYQCTSYHDIAALRELFRLRPLPEFEAWAESMGILTKGKLTARAGDATIFTR